From Candidatus Baltobacteraceae bacterium:
GCGAGAAACCCGCCGCCTTGTTTTCCGCGCGCCGCTTCTTCAACGCCTTATCGCTGAAGAGTTTGAGCAGATTGTAATTTTCCAAACCCATCGCGCGATAGGTGCGCTTGTCCTCGTCGCCGATGCACAGCGCGGCCGCGCCTTGCCGGCCGCAAAACGCTTCCGCCTTCGCCTGCGAGCCGATCGTCACGAAGCGCACGGTAATTCGCCGGTCCGGATGCTGTTGGTCGAACTCACGCAACTGCGCGAGCGGTTCTTGGAAGAACGTTCAACCAACGTGTCGCAGCCACACGATCAGCGCGGGGAGCGGTATCCC
This genomic window contains:
- a CDS encoding peroxiredoxin-like family protein, whose protein sequence is MREFDQQHPDRRITVRFVTIGSQAKAEAFCGRQGAAALCIGDEDKRTYRAMGLENYNLLKLFSDKALKKRRAENKAAGFSQNWGATKLADGAQLPGAAIIDASGTIRWLHRGAHPGDLPPMREMLEHA